The Oncorhynchus keta strain PuntledgeMale-10-30-2019 chromosome 28, Oket_V2, whole genome shotgun sequence DNA segment CTTCCACTCCATCCCAGTCCTCTCATTGAGTCATGTTTTGCAACTAGAACCCCACTTTGGTCTTTTTACAAGATGGAGGGACGTTTGAAGATTTGCCTTTGCCTGTTATTATGTGAGAACAGGgcctcgtttctctctctctctctctctctctctctctctctctctctcgcacacacacgtacaccgcTTCAGAGAGGGCATGTCTTTCTGGTGACGGCCTTCACATTCCAGCTGACAggatttagtgtgtgtgtgtgtgtgtgggggggggggtgataaaCTGCAGTTAAATGAAAACAAGCCTTTCTCTGCCGAGTAGGGGGAAGAAGTTGGCTACAAGTTTATGGGCTTCAAGCTTTCAGTCTCGCATAGTAGTGCTAAAAGGCTGTCATTACCCCAATGGCTTTATTAGCTTTCAAATGCCTGGTGTACATTGCTACATAGCCTACATATAGCATCGCTCTTGAATCCCAGTATTAACATGTGGTGCTAAAGAGCTAATATCCGCACACTGGGAATAAGCTACAGTTGTAGAGTAAAGGTGAAACAAAGAATGGACTATAATGTGAGGAGTGGAGTGGAATGGAGGCAAGATGCTTTGTCTTCTTCCTCTTTGACTAGATTATAGAGATGAGGTTGTTTGTTTAACTGACTCCCGTGTGAACTGTGGTGCACTTGTTAAAAGCCCATGTTTATAGGACATAGGCCAATGTTgaagtgtttgtttacaatggAATATGAACTAATGGGTGACTGTAGCTGCGAAGCACAGTTAAATATACTCAGTAGTGTGACATTTGTAAAAAGGACCTGGAAACATTCCATGGCATTGTGCAATCTAATTGTGGGTAATTTACAGTACTTAGTCATTTACAGTAGATTACAACTCATTCAATGTACCATTTATAGCAGATCCAGAGAGCCAGCTTGGAAAGTTTCCAAGCCCTTGACTTCtcgtggtgtgtgtgtaatggagAGAAAGCAGTGGGAGAAGAAGAGGAGCATGCCATTGTAATTGGCTTCAAATTCACATacacacttcctcttcctccgATGGCTACTGTCCATGCCATGATGCCAATAGCATCACTTCCCCTCTGAGCTGTGTCCTGGTGCACATTAGCTACCCAGCATCTTAGtgagctgaccctgggagaacgGACTGTCACTAAAACACAAAACCATAATAAATAGATTATTGCCATTTATTTTCCTGGCAATAGACCAGGATTAAAGTGCTCTAGAAAAAACTACATCGGACTACACCAATGGCCTTAAGTGTCTTCGTTTGTGCTAGTGTCTGTCAGTCTCGAAAATAGCTTCTCTTTTAGTTCTCAGTAAACCGTGGTTGCATCATGGGCTCCCTTATGAACACCGTGAATGTGTTTTTTCTCGGCTTTGAAGCCGATGTGGGAATCTGAAAGCATTTCTGACGTAATGGTGGGTCTCACTAGGACGGTTGACATCTTTACTGTTTGTTTGGACCCAATAAGGTTCTAACAACAATCTATATTACATGAATCACTTAGCTAAATcacttagactgctgcgccactcaggagccaaaGGCacggcatctcagtgctagaggtgtcactatagaccctagttcaattccaggctgtatcacaactggccgtgattgggagtcccataaggtggcgcacaattggcccagcgtttgtctgggttaggccatcattgtaaataagaatttgttctttaaacCTCCTTAAGGATcggaaccttttttttttttctctctcaattttcgcctaaaatgacatatccaaatctaactgcctatagctcaggacctgaagtaaggatatgcatattcttgataccatttgtttgtggaaatgtgaaatgaatgtaggagaacaTAACACATttgatctggtaaaagataatgcaaagaaaaaaaacatgattttttttttgttcgATCATCTTTGAAATTCAAGAGAAAGGTCACAATGTACTGTTCCAGGTTAGGCGCAATTTCGATTTTGACCACTAGacggcagcagtgtgtgtgtgtgtgtgtgtgcaaagactgatcaaatgaaccattgcatttctattcaaaatgttgtattgagactgcccaaatgtgcctaatttggtTTATTAATAAATGTTCAAGTAAATAACTGTaccctctcctcaaacaatataacggtattctttcactgtaatagctactgtaaattggacagtgcagttagattaacaagaatttaagctttcaacccATGTCAGATATgtctgtcctgggaaatgttcttgttacttacaaactCATGcgaatcacattagcctacattagcgcAACCATCCCGCGTGaggggacaccgatcccgtagaggttaactgacttacctcgttaaataaaaaaatacacgtCTGGTTGGCACAACATTTAAAGCCAAACGTCTGGGCTTTTATGCTTTTCCAGACAGAAGGTCAACATTTGAGCTTTAAGCCCCCCCCAGTCCCAGCCTGTTGATTTACCCCACAGCTCAGTTCTTACTCTgctgaaatgacaccctattccttttatcgtgcactacttttcaccagggctctaatcaaaagtggtgcactaaatagggaatagggtgccatttggggcacgTATGTAAAAGCCCAGCTTGCTAACAAATTCTTAGTCTTCTCGATGGGgaatttttttaaaaatgttattacAATGTCAAAGGACATTATGAAACACGCCAATGCAACCCTGTAGCTTGAACATAGATGCTCCTCTAGGTTCTGACAACTTTTACTAAGCCACTGTGTGCTTTCACCTTCTCAGATCGCAGGCAAATATGACATGCAAAAGGAGGAGGAGCTTCGGTTCTGGATCGAGGAGGTGACGGCGATGGCCATTGGCGAGAACTTCCAGAAGGGCCTAAAGGATGGAGTCATCCTGGGAGAgtaagtgtctgtgtgtttacTGCAGGGCTGACGGTGACAGAGGGTTGacattgctgtgtgtgtgcgcccTCCACACTATGCTGTGATCTGCAGCTAATGTTTGCAGAGTGGAGACTGACTAGCATTTTACATATGAGTAATCAATCACACTCCAGTCTATCCACAGATTGATGTGGTGATTTGCGTTTTGTCTGTTTGTATATTCCAGTTGAATAAACATATTGCAGATATTGTCCTCAGCATATTTCCCCCCCAAggattatatatatttatttttcactGAACTTGAATACTTTAAACTGAATGTGTGTGTAAGATGCataaacatttcgctacacctgcgataacatctgcaaaatgtgtacgtgaccaatcaGATTTGATAGACTGACCTTCTCTCTTTCTTAGATTGATAAACAAACTGCAACCTGGCTCGATAAAGAAAATTAACCACTCACAACTGAACTGGCACAAGGTAGGCTAACCTAAACTTCAATACATGGAGTGGTTTAGAGTACTGTCTTCcgtaataaaataaaaagcacAAAGACAAAAGGGTGGCTGTTTAGCTCATTAATACCGTTTTAAGACCTGCAAGCCATATGTCATGCATGGAGAATAAAtggactctctctcctcactctggctctcacacacacacacacacaacaccttcTTTATGGAGTTATTACTTCCTGATGTTCTTactaaagcccccccccccatctctgcTATGCCCATCAGGAGGATATAATGTCACAGAACATTCCGATAGAAATGTAACGTGTAGAAAATATATTGTCTTGTCAGAAATAATAGGGAATCGTGCCAGCTCTATTCAATCTATTTCTATCTGTAACCTGTGTTTTGTTCCCCCAGCTGGAGAACCTTGGCAACTTCATCAAAGCCATCCTGGCCTACGGCATGAAGCCCAATGACATCTTCGAGGCCAACGACCTTTTTGAGAACGGCAACATGACCCAAGTCCAGAGCACATTGCTCTCCCTTGCTAGCATAGTGAGTGTGATACCCAGGGGGGTAGAAAGACTTCCTTAATTCTGAAtagtatttagatttttttttaaacatacaaGACATGTTATGGTACAGTTAGTGTCTGCGGGGAGAGACTTTGACACCTAACTGTGAAGTGTTATCAAGACATTCTGATAGGGTTCCTTCTCTCCAAGGGACTTGTAGCATCAATATATTTCCACATTCGTATCTTCTTCCACAGGCAAAGACCAAAGGCATGCACACATCGTGTGACATTGGTGTGAAATACGCAGACAAACAGACACGCCATTTTGATGACGATAAGATCAAGGCTGGACAATGCGTCATCGGACTGCAGGTAAGACATGATGATGCTCAAACAGCCACAGGTTGTTGGACTGTTACTGGATGTGACCTAtataataaaatgtttttttttgttcattATTATACCTTTCAATATTTTGCCAATGGAAATCATCCTGATTTTAATGAATGTTTTGTATGTAGCTTATTTAACTGATTCTTCAATCGCTTGTAATAgatgtagggcggcaggtagccttgcggTTAAGAGCGAAGGGCCAGTAACCTTGTTCTAATCCCCAAACGAACTAGgtgaagtcgctctggataagagtgtctgctaaatgactaaaatgtaagtGTAATACGTCTGTTCAGCTATGTTCCTGTGTGTTTTAGATGGGGACCAACAAGTGTGCGAGCCAGGCTGGTATGACAGCATATGGGACCAGAAGACATCTTTACGACCCAAGGTCCCAGACAGACAAGCCTTATGACCAGACCACCATCAGTCTGCAGATGGGTACCAACAAAGGAGCCAGCCAGGTATAACCAATTATGTATATAAACACTGTGAATGTCTATGGGTAGAACGAACACTGATGCATTTATAGGGGTCTACTTCGATGGAACCTATGTAATGGAAGGAACTAGCTAGCAAGTGCTACTTTCAAGAGAGCCAAGGGAATGTAAGGGAGAGCAATGGGATCTAGTGTACAATATGACGGAGACTTCACATGGCTTTTCATTGCACATCGCCATAATCACATGGTTGATACGTATATTTGTCTTGAAGACAATCAAAGTCAACAACTGTTTTCCTGGAAAGCTCCTAAagtttgccccccccccccccatccaggCTGGTATGTCCTGCCCGGGAACGCGTCGGGACATCTTCGACAATAAGCAGGTGCATCCAGTTGACAACTCCACCATCTCCCTGCAGATGGGCACCAACAAGGTGGCATCCCAGAAAGGCATGAGTGCGTACGGGCTGGGACGCCAGGTGTACGACCCCAAGTACTGCGGCTCGCCCACTGAGCCCATCATACATACCAACGGGAGCCAAGGCACGGGCACCAACTGCTCTGAGATCAGCGACAGTGACTATCAGGCAGAGGAATTCCtccaggagggagagggggaggagtacCCAGTGGCTTATCAGGAAGAGGACAACTACAGCGATGTGGCCCACTACAACAACATCGACCAGGGAATCGACTATTAGGGCTGTCCGGGGCCATCTggcactagcctggtcccagattagtttgtgctgtcttgccaatgaCCATAGGCGTTGGCAAGaccgcacaaacagatctgggaccaggttaatcCGGCGCCACCTTAACACCACCACGACCGCTAGACGGAGCAGTATTAAACCAGTGTATTTTATTGATGACAAACAGAGCAAGTCTTTTGCTATCCTCGCTAAtctttaacattttttttattgaagcACAAGAGATAAATATTGTCGAGTGCGTTCCTTCTCCACCATCTCcccaactctccttccatttgaGCAGTAGTGTTCATGCCAATGTCGTTAAAGCATAAAGTGCTGAGATAGTGTTGGAGATGCTATATTATTATACCATTACATTATGAAGTATGGGACACTGTGAAGTAAAGAATAATTTTGCCAACTTTGTAGCATTTGCAACCAttctacttttttttttatccctTAGACTTGTTTTATTGATCATATCATCCCTTTAAAGGAATTAATTCACCGACTGCTTTGCTTTCTGCCAACCTAAAAGGAACAATTATTacctttttttttacatcaatacAATTGAGTGAGCCTCAGAGTAACCAGTGGCCGTCTCGTCTGTTTAAATTTTTTGGTATGTTTCAATACAAATCACTGCACCATTTATTTTCCTAAAATCGCGTAATCGAGTAATTTCTAATGGCCATTCCATTAGACCAGATGCATACAGTAGGGCTAGTCTTATTGTGCCATGTCTCATGTTCTTATAGCCACCCTCCATTCCCACCGTATTTATTGCCATGTCTCTCATTATAAACTAGTGTGGTGTCtgaaaaggcaccctattccctatatagtgcactacttttagccagggctctggtctaaagtagtgcactatatagggttccatttcagaCGCAGCCTGTCCTGTTatgtaattattttttattttttttaaaagctaAAATGTATGTTCCAAATAAAGCCTATTCCTTGGTTCTCCAAGCGTTCATAGTCCATTGTCAACTTTATTTGCACTGTCTTCCAATCTTTTATCAAATTTCCTCTATATAAATCGGTAATGTAATTGAACCAGAATTAAATGACATGCCTGAAGCAGGAATGATTTTTCCACATTGTGATTCTGATTGGCATTTGCCCTTTAATACTAACTGGCTTGCAGGACTTTTGATTTCATTAGGAAGGCATGCTAGTCTTGTACATTTTATGATGACGAATTGGAACATCGCTGAGCTTTGGTTGTATATTAAAACTATTCATATAGACCTAACATTACTCTCAATATTCTGTTTGAGGCTTTAGCCACAGTGGATGTCTCTGAGACGGCTTTTGGAAAGCAGCCCTCTGCCTGAATCGATGTCCCACAGTGCAGCAGTTCGTCTCAAAAGTGAAACAAAAATAAGTCTGCAAAATAAAGTCATAGGATTTGTCCGGGCTAACAGTGTTCtagtcaaaagtattgcactatgtagggaataggatgccattacTGCCTGATGTGCCCCTCCATATATCAATTACTGACCATTTTTAGTCATATACTGTTGAAAATGAATCATTaaaatgttaactacagtctgtGTGGCCTAAATAAATAACTGCATTTATGCTGCTTCTCAGGAATTGTTTTTCAATTGTGACAGTAAAGTAGAGCTTGATTAACTGTTCCAATGGCTTGGCCAGAGATCCAAGCCAATAAACAACCATGACAGAGGACAAGCAGCTCAGCCAGCATCCAGACATTTGGAAACTGAATTTAATTAAGCTAAGCTTTGCTGCTCTCTCTTTTTGTCCCACTCCTGAATGGAATAAGCAGAAGAAAGGCTGAACTGAAAGCAATGTGATGAGTGTGTTTTGAGAACTAGCATTCCTGTGTTCTGGGAAAGGGATGGTTGAGTGAGTCAGTTCTGAGGGTGGCTGTCTGTGTTATGgacatggtgtgtatgtgtggagcGTTAGTGTTGGACATGGTCTGCAAAAAGGCGATGTATGGTAATTCACTCAAGGCCTCAATCTGGATGGAATGTTAAGAGCTGCAGCATATGGTTTACTGGCTTTGTAAAGGCAGACCTAACATATTGTGTTACACGCCACACCATTAACTTTTAGTGGGAATGCATGTACAAAGTGTTTTTCCTTTGAGTCCACAATTATATATTAAGTACATCGCTCAAGGTCTTATAATTCTTGAAATCCACTTGTTTGCTTTCCATTGTCAAATTCACACTATCACAGTTTATGAATCATGCCTACTTATACACTGCGTCATAGTTATTGGTAGCTGACCTCTTGTGTGTCCAGCCATGTGAAGAGCTAGTCAAACAGACTGTGTGTCCATACTGGGCTTCGTAACACCAAGGACAGTGACATGCCATCTCAACCAATGGGCTTCATGAGAAAACTATGGCATTCATTCAAGAGCTGTCTCCTTTTTTAGCCCCAGTCAGTTCACTGCTTGGGAATAATCAGTGCTTTGTGTGTGAGCTTTGGAATCCAGGACGAAAACGCAAGACTCAATTTTAGAGAAAGCAGTCCAAATAAGGTGGTTACCGCAGCAACCGCAGTAGGAAGGCCTTTAAAGGCAAGGCAGAACTCGAAACGACCAGTCCTGCAGCATGGCGGGAGGCAAACACAAACTGTGTTGATacctagccacacacacacacacacacacacacacacacacacacacacacacacacacactgctcaaggCCAAAAACATGTCAGGAAGCCTGTGTACTGAAGGTCTTTGATAAACGATGTGTGGTAACCATTACCCACGGACTGTTACTGTTTAAGAGACTACTTTTCGGTCTTGGTTCATTTCCATATTTGCGGTGTCTTTTGGTCAGTTACAGTAACTTGAGAAAGTTTACCAATGATTTTAATAGGTAACAGAGAA contains these protein-coding regions:
- the LOC118361621 gene encoding calponin-3 isoform X2 — encoded protein: MGYRVEHIAGKYDMQKEEELRFWIEEVTAMAIGENFQKGLKDGVILGELINKLQPGSIKKINHSQLNWHKLENLGNFIKAILAYGMKPNDIFEANDLFENGNMTQVQSTLLSLASIAKTKGMHTSCDIGVKYADKQTRHFDDDKIKAGQCVIGLQMGTNKCASQAGMTAYGTRRHLYDPRSQTDKPYDQTTISLQMGTNKGASQAGMSCPGTRRDIFDNKQVHPVDNSTISLQMGTNKVASQKGMSAYGLGRQVYDPKYCGSPTEPIIHTNGSQGTGTNCSEISDSDYQAEEFLQEGEGEEYPVAYQEEDNYSDVAHYNNIDQGIDY
- the LOC118361621 gene encoding calponin-3 isoform X1; this encodes MTSFNKGPAYGLSAEVKSKIAGKYDMQKEEELRFWIEEVTAMAIGENFQKGLKDGVILGELINKLQPGSIKKINHSQLNWHKLENLGNFIKAILAYGMKPNDIFEANDLFENGNMTQVQSTLLSLASIAKTKGMHTSCDIGVKYADKQTRHFDDDKIKAGQCVIGLQMGTNKCASQAGMTAYGTRRHLYDPRSQTDKPYDQTTISLQMGTNKGASQAGMSCPGTRRDIFDNKQVHPVDNSTISLQMGTNKVASQKGMSAYGLGRQVYDPKYCGSPTEPIIHTNGSQGTGTNCSEISDSDYQAEEFLQEGEGEEYPVAYQEEDNYSDVAHYNNIDQGIDY
- the LOC118361621 gene encoding calponin-3 isoform X3 translates to MQKEEELRFWIEEVTAMAIGENFQKGLKDGVILGELINKLQPGSIKKINHSQLNWHKLENLGNFIKAILAYGMKPNDIFEANDLFENGNMTQVQSTLLSLASIAKTKGMHTSCDIGVKYADKQTRHFDDDKIKAGQCVIGLQMGTNKCASQAGMTAYGTRRHLYDPRSQTDKPYDQTTISLQMGTNKGASQAGMSCPGTRRDIFDNKQVHPVDNSTISLQMGTNKVASQKGMSAYGLGRQVYDPKYCGSPTEPIIHTNGSQGTGTNCSEISDSDYQAEEFLQEGEGEEYPVAYQEEDNYSDVAHYNNIDQGIDY